The proteins below are encoded in one region of Clostridium fermenticellae:
- a CDS encoding prolyl-tRNA synthetase associated domain-containing protein has translation MSEQEKVFEKLNELNIKYEVTNHPAVFTIEEMDDLGITDKGDVCKNLFLRDEKGKRHFLVVLDKDKKADLKSLQKQLGSTRLSFASAERLDKYLKLKKGEVTPLGVINDINASVEVVFDKTLIGKDKLGVHPNDNTATVWISFEDLKKLIEQNQNNIKYVTI, from the coding sequence ATGAGTGAGCAAGAAAAAGTTTTTGAGAAATTAAATGAATTAAATATTAAATATGAAGTTACAAACCATCCGGCTGTTTTTACAATAGAGGAAATGGATGATTTGGGGATTACTGACAAAGGAGATGTATGTAAAAATTTATTTCTTAGAGATGAAAAAGGTAAAAGACATTTTCTTGTAGTTTTAGATAAAGATAAGAAAGCTGATTTAAAAAGTCTTCAAAAGCAATTGGGTTCCACAAGGCTTAGTTTTGCATCAGCTGAAAGACTTGATAAATATTTGAAGCTTAAGAAAGGGGAAGTAACACCACTTGGAGTAATAAATGATATAAATGCCTCCGTAGAAGTAGTATTTGATAAGACTCTTATAGGTAAAGATAAGCTTGGAGTTCATCCTAATGATAATACTGCAACGGTTTGGATCTCTTTTGAAGACTTAAAAAAGCTAATAGAGCAAAATCAAAATAATATTAAATATGTAACTATTTAA
- a CDS encoding PadR family transcriptional regulator yields MNKQIMKGSIDILILILINKKDLYGYKISKIIKEKSNMTYSMGEGTLYPALKRLEGKNLIKSYWQNNNSTYKRKYYSITPLGKKILQESLNEWNKITKLINNCMED; encoded by the coding sequence ATGAATAAACAAATTATGAAAGGAAGTATCGATATACTTATTCTTATTTTAATAAACAAAAAGGATTTATATGGATATAAAATTTCAAAAATTATTAAAGAAAAAAGTAATATGACTTACTCTATGGGTGAAGGGACATTATATCCTGCTTTAAAAAGATTAGAGGGTAAAAATCTAATTAAATCCTATTGGCAGAATAACAATTCAACTTATAAGCGAAAATATTATTCAATCACACCATTAGGTAAAAAAATTCTACAAGAGAGTCTAAATGAGTGGAACAAAATAACCAAATTAATAAATAATTGTATGGAGGATTAA